Proteins found in one Desulfomonilia bacterium genomic segment:
- a CDS encoding branched-chain amino acid ABC transporter permease translates to MSVYIFHILIMTGIFAILALSLNILAGFAGLVSLGHAAFFGIGAYLSSLLMINGLGFIPAFLLSGGITSILGLTLAMPALRVKDDYLAIVTLGFGIIMGLVFLNLEITGGPDGLTGIPPVRLLGKPLYSKPGFLGLVSGILALMIASTWMLKNSRIGRAWAAVRDNDTTASFMGINVYYYKTLAFIVSAFWAGLAGSLYAHYTAYINPHTFGMHTSIQILSMAVLGGLGSIAGSLIGAFLLTVLPEALRKLADYQDIFYGALLVALMVFRPQGIMGRVKITDIFGRKS, encoded by the coding sequence GCATATTCGCCATACTTGCACTGAGCCTCAATATACTGGCCGGTTTTGCAGGCCTTGTTTCTTTAGGGCATGCGGCCTTTTTCGGAATCGGTGCCTATTTGAGCTCCCTTCTGATGATTAACGGTCTTGGCTTCATACCGGCATTCCTGCTGTCAGGAGGCATTACCTCAATTCTGGGATTGACTCTGGCAATGCCCGCTCTCAGGGTAAAGGACGACTATCTGGCAATCGTGACGCTGGGTTTCGGCATAATCATGGGTCTTGTTTTTCTGAATCTGGAAATCACAGGCGGTCCGGACGGCCTCACCGGAATTCCGCCGGTAAGGCTGCTTGGTAAGCCTCTTTATTCAAAGCCAGGATTTCTGGGGCTTGTATCAGGGATTCTCGCACTCATGATAGCGAGCACATGGATGCTCAAGAACTCACGCATAGGACGTGCATGGGCGGCGGTCAGGGATAATGACACAACAGCCTCGTTCATGGGAATAAACGTCTACTACTACAAAACGCTGGCTTTTATTGTCAGCGCATTCTGGGCCGGACTTGCAGGGAGCCTATACGCCCACTACACCGCATACATAAACCCGCACACCTTCGGCATGCATACCTCGATACAGATACTGTCCATGGCGGTTCTGGGGGGTCTTGGCAGCATAGCCGGCTCGCTTATCGGGGCATTCCTGCTTACCGTTCTGCCGGAGGCATTAAGGAAGCTCGCAGATTACCAGGATATCTTCTATGGAGCGCTTCTTGTTGCTCTGATGGTCTTCAGGCCTCAAGGGATAATGGGAAGGGTCAAGATAACCGATATCTTCGGGAGGAAGTCCTGA
- a CDS encoding ABC transporter ATP-binding protein, giving the protein MLTLRNIHAHYGRIHAVKGVSLHLRQGEIVALIGGNGAGKSSILKAVSGLLKTSSGEVLFGEETITGKTPDRILKLGIGHVPEGRRLFKGLSVKDNLILGAYSRKDRKKIATDIESMERLFPILAQRRSQASGTLSGGEQQMLAIARALMAKPKVLLLDEPSMGLAPIVTSQIYSQIKRLNTEEGLSILLVEQNASMALNVAHRGYVIETGRIVMEGMTEELRASNEIQRAYLGKGYKEVWE; this is encoded by the coding sequence ATGCTGACGCTAAGGAACATTCATGCCCATTATGGCCGCATCCATGCGGTAAAAGGAGTAAGTCTCCATCTCCGGCAAGGCGAGATAGTTGCATTGATAGGCGGGAACGGTGCGGGCAAGAGCAGCATTTTGAAAGCTGTTTCAGGGCTTCTGAAGACCTCATCCGGTGAAGTCCTTTTCGGTGAAGAAACAATTACAGGGAAAACTCCTGACAGGATACTCAAACTGGGCATAGGCCATGTCCCTGAAGGAAGAAGACTTTTCAAGGGGCTGTCGGTAAAGGACAACCTGATCCTGGGCGCCTATTCCCGGAAGGACAGGAAAAAAATCGCAACAGACATTGAATCCATGGAAAGGCTGTTTCCAATACTTGCGCAAAGGCGCTCCCAGGCGTCCGGCACGCTATCGGGCGGAGAGCAGCAGATGCTGGCAATAGCCAGGGCGCTTATGGCAAAACCTAAGGTGCTGCTGCTTGACGAGCCTTCCATGGGACTTGCGCCGATAGTAACTTCACAGATTTATTCGCAGATAAAAAGGCTCAACACGGAAGAAGGATTGAGTATACTCCTTGTAGAACAGAACGCCTCGATGGCCCTTAATGTGGCGCACAGGGGATATGTAATCGAAACCGGCCGCATCGTCATGGAAGGAATGACAGAAGAACTGAGGGCAAGCAACGAGATACAGCGTGCGTATCTGGGCAAGGGGTACAAAGAGGTCTGGGAATGA
- a CDS encoding ABC transporter ATP-binding protein, whose protein sequence is MMLKAENISKSFMGIHALRHVSMEVIKGEILGVIGPNGAGKTTLFNVLTGLFPPDSGSVNFMDKDITRLKPHRRVKLGMTRTFQNLEIFRDMSVLENVMVGGHLRLSAGFWASMVMAPWKVKEEKRLREEAFGLLEILGISDRAGEQAINLSYGDQRRVEIARALVSRPHVIFLDEPAAGMNPRETEELSSLITRLRNELDLSIVIIEHDMNLIMDICERIIVMAEGSLLATGVPHEIRKHPKVLEAYLGGEVL, encoded by the coding sequence ATGATGCTGAAGGCGGAAAACATCAGCAAAAGCTTCATGGGAATTCATGCATTGAGGCATGTCAGCATGGAGGTCATAAAGGGTGAGATATTAGGTGTCATAGGCCCAAACGGTGCGGGCAAAACGACGCTCTTTAATGTTCTGACGGGTTTGTTTCCGCCGGATTCGGGCAGTGTTAATTTCATGGATAAGGACATAACAAGGCTTAAGCCGCACAGGCGTGTAAAGCTTGGTATGACAAGGACCTTTCAGAACCTTGAAATATTCCGCGATATGAGCGTCCTTGAAAACGTTATGGTAGGAGGGCACCTTCGGCTCAGCGCCGGTTTCTGGGCAAGCATGGTGATGGCGCCCTGGAAGGTGAAAGAAGAAAAAAGACTTCGGGAAGAGGCCTTCGGGCTCCTCGAAATACTCGGTATCAGTGACAGGGCCGGGGAACAGGCGATCAACCTGTCATACGGTGATCAGAGAAGGGTTGAAATCGCCCGTGCCCTTGTTTCAAGACCTCATGTCATTTTTCTTGATGAGCCTGCAGCAGGAATGAACCCCAGGGAAACAGAAGAGCTTTCTTCACTGATAACCAGACTCAGAAATGAGCTTGATCTGAGCATTGTCATAATCGAACATGACATGAACCTCATAATGGACATCTGTGAACGGATAATCGTAATGGCTGAAGGAAGTCTGCTGGCGACAGGAGTTCCTCATGAAATAAGGAAGCACCCCAAGGTGCTTGAAGCCTATCTCGGAGGGGAGGTCTTATGA
- a CDS encoding phenylacetate--CoA ligase → MMFETDCETMKAFELRQVQLERLQSTLNRAYLNVAHYRRALDAAGMLPDEIKSLDDIRKLPFTTRADIEKGYPYDMFAVPLREVVRIHASSGQARRPIVTGYTAGDLKAWARLMARFLTGTGITRDDVIQISFRYGLMTGGFGFHAAAELIGASVIPADIGNTNEQVIIMRDYLTSVIACTPGYALILLDRLDELGINPKSLRLRRAVLGADSLSPSVRAKIEQFLGVEVFDSYGSSVVMGPGIAGECSAHDGLHVYEDFFIAEVIDPVTGKILGAGEKGELVITTLMREAFPLIRYRTGDITMIKPDECKCGRTHMRLAGFYGRTDDTVKVKGISIAPVRIREILLSLGIDNRSQLHIYREGPYEKADILLEVGEKLFFDEMRTQKIFMEKLEKTFHTNLGIRVGIKIVPAAGFKGEGSVVDERV, encoded by the coding sequence ATGATGTTTGAAACAGATTGCGAAACGATGAAGGCGTTTGAACTGAGACAGGTTCAGCTGGAACGGCTTCAGTCAACGCTGAACCGGGCATACCTTAATGTAGCCCATTACAGAAGGGCCCTGGATGCTGCGGGCATGCTTCCGGATGAGATAAAATCGCTTGACGATATCAGAAAACTGCCATTTACGACCAGGGCCGACATAGAAAAGGGTTATCCATATGACATGTTTGCCGTCCCGCTGAGGGAAGTCGTGCGCATACATGCGTCATCCGGCCAGGCAAGAAGGCCTATTGTCACGGGATATACGGCAGGGGACCTCAAGGCCTGGGCGAGGCTCATGGCGAGGTTTTTAACGGGCACGGGCATAACGAGGGACGACGTGATACAGATATCGTTCAGGTACGGCCTCATGACGGGCGGATTCGGCTTTCATGCAGCAGCCGAGCTTATCGGGGCATCGGTGATCCCGGCCGATATCGGGAATACGAACGAGCAGGTGATCATCATGAGGGATTACCTGACATCTGTGATCGCCTGTACGCCAGGCTATGCACTTATACTTCTGGACAGGCTTGACGAACTCGGAATAAATCCGAAATCTCTGCGTCTGCGCCGTGCGGTGCTTGGTGCAGACAGTCTGAGTCCTTCAGTCAGGGCCAAGATAGAGCAGTTCCTTGGAGTTGAGGTATTCGACAGCTACGGTTCCAGCGTCGTAATGGGTCCCGGTATTGCCGGTGAATGCAGCGCACATGACGGGCTGCATGTCTATGAGGATTTTTTCATCGCTGAAGTGATCGACCCTGTTACAGGAAAAATACTCGGTGCCGGCGAAAAGGGCGAGCTTGTCATAACAACCCTTATGAGGGAAGCGTTTCCTCTTATACGTTATAGAACCGGCGATATCACTATGATAAAACCCGATGAATGCAAATGCGGCAGGACGCATATGAGGCTTGCGGGCTTCTACGGCAGGACGGATGATACAGTAAAAGTCAAAGGCATAAGCATAGCTCCTGTTCGTATCAGGGAGATACTTCTTTCACTGGGCATCGATAACCGGAGCCAGCTGCATATCTATCGTGAAGGGCCGTACGAAAAGGCTGACATACTTCTCGAGGTCGGCGAAAAGCTCTTTTTCGATGAGATGCGCACACAGAAAATATTCATGGAAAAGCTTGAGAAAACGTTCCACACAAACCTGGGCATCCGTGTCGGCATAAAGATCGTCCCGGCGGCCGGATTCAAGGGCGAAGGCTCCGTGGTTGACGAAAGGGTCTGA
- a CDS encoding RDD family protein, which yields MEEYYVTKNETSFYSDIYFAGFWKRTAAFILDIIILGVIEYFLGYLLFDILIQLGWITVLIGFFIQLLYFGILDSSIFKDQTIGKKIFKISVVSDNGKPISLWVSIASRP from the coding sequence ATGGAAGAATATTATGTTACTAAAAATGAAACGTCTTTTTACTCCGATATATATTTTGCTGGATTTTGGAAAAGAACAGCAGCATTTATTTTGGATATTATTATATTGGGAGTTATTGAGTACTTTTTAGGATATTTATTATTCGATATATTAATCCAGCTAGGATGGATTACGGTACTTATAGGTTTTTTTATTCAATTATTATACTTCGGAATTTTAGATAGTTCGATTTTTAAAGATCAAACAATTGGTAAAAAAATATTTAAAATATCTGTGGTATCAGATAATGGCAAACCAATATCTTTATGGGTTTCAATAGCTAGTCGTCCCTGA
- a CDS encoding IS5 family transposase, giving the protein MGLFNEDLSEMLNPKHPLYLLGERIPWEVFEKEFKDLYGKTGRPAKPIRLMTALLILKQIYNLSDETVIQAWVENPYYQHFSGMRTFQWKFPIDPTDLVYFRKRIGEKGVEKILEVSICMHGEKAKEKEVVIDSTVQEKNITFPTDTNLYRGIIEGCLRIAKEEGLILRQSYTRTTKALLLDQRFRNHPKNYKKAIKAQKRLKTIAGRLVREIGRKTSDHSETLELYVKVLSQQKSDKNKIYSLHEPQVYCIAKGKENKKYEFGSKASIAVTKNSGIIIGALNIRENTHDSKTLLSTLAQIEALTKNKPHFAICDRGYRGVSEINGTKILIPSRSKKDATSYEKRKARLRFRRRAAIEPVIGHLKSDYGLARNYLKGHMGDGVNLMLAAAAFNFSKLMKELGSFLFSILWLVFFSKNQNRRLIWAPV; this is encoded by the coding sequence ATGGGTTTGTTCAATGAGGATCTGTCTGAAATGCTCAACCCGAAACATCCGTTATATTTGCTGGGGGAAAGGATTCCATGGGAGGTTTTTGAAAAAGAGTTCAAGGATCTTTATGGCAAGACCGGAAGACCAGCAAAGCCGATAAGACTTATGACAGCCCTTTTGATACTGAAACAGATTTACAATTTATCTGACGAGACTGTAATTCAGGCGTGGGTTGAGAATCCTTATTATCAGCACTTCAGCGGCATGAGGACATTCCAGTGGAAGTTTCCTATAGACCCGACCGACCTGGTGTATTTCAGAAAGAGGATTGGAGAAAAGGGAGTAGAAAAAATACTTGAAGTATCAATCTGTATGCACGGTGAAAAGGCTAAAGAAAAGGAAGTTGTGATAGATTCTACGGTGCAGGAGAAGAACATAACCTTTCCGACAGACACGAATCTTTACCGTGGGATAATAGAAGGCTGCCTTCGGATAGCTAAAGAAGAAGGGTTAATCCTCAGACAGTCATACACAAGGACGACAAAGGCGCTTTTATTAGACCAGAGGTTCAGGAATCATCCGAAGAATTACAAGAAAGCAATCAAGGCCCAGAAGAGGCTGAAGACCATAGCCGGCAGATTAGTCAGAGAAATAGGAAGAAAGACATCTGATCATTCAGAAACACTTGAGCTTTACGTTAAAGTTTTATCTCAACAAAAAAGTGATAAGAACAAGATTTACAGTCTTCATGAACCGCAGGTTTATTGCATAGCAAAAGGCAAAGAGAACAAGAAATACGAGTTTGGGTCAAAGGCGTCGATAGCGGTAACAAAGAACAGCGGGATAATCATCGGAGCCCTTAACATAAGAGAGAACACACATGACAGTAAGACTCTTTTATCAACGCTGGCTCAGATTGAAGCGTTAACAAAGAACAAACCTCATTTTGCCATTTGCGACCGGGGATACCGTGGGGTATCGGAGATCAACGGCACGAAAATACTCATACCTTCAAGGTCAAAGAAAGACGCAACTTCATACGAAAAGAGAAAGGCCCGTCTTCGTTTCAGAAGAAGGGCTGCGATAGAACCCGTGATAGGACATCTCAAGTCAGATTACGGGTTGGCCCGCAATTATCTCAAGGGCCATATGGGAGACGGCGTCAATCTTATGCTTGCAGCGGCTGCTTTCAACTTTTCAAAGCTCATGAAAGAGCTTGGTTCTTTTTTGTTCTCAATTTTATGGCTCGTTTTTTTCTCAAAAAACCAAAACAGGCGCCTCATATGGGCGCCTGTCTGA
- the asd gene encoding archaetidylserine decarboxylase (Phosphatidylserine decarboxylase is synthesized as a single chain precursor. Generation of the pyruvoyl active site from a Ser is coupled to cleavage of a Gly-Ser bond between the larger (beta) and smaller (alpha chains). It is an integral membrane protein.), translated as MNKVWNRKAAQLEDVRYYKNEAIIFVHKNPIASFIMSNIAVWPFFSTLMALRDYTRFSRKKVLDFVSENNLDETEFEKPASEYSSFSEFFDRRLKPQARPVCQQNDTIVSPADGALTIFPNISGIPAFAIKGQKFTLASLLRDEQLAGEYSNGSLAVIYLSPTDYHRYHFPCDCTMEKIWTLGAKLFSVNPIAMEHGYRPFDVNVRDISILSNEKTGQFLMIEVGALYVGRMVRTSPGPGKKARGEEKGYFGLGGSTIVLVFKKGAVKFDEDIIEMSSYDIPSRVRMGERIAVV; from the coding sequence ATGAACAAGGTCTGGAACAGAAAAGCGGCTCAACTCGAAGATGTCCGATATTATAAAAACGAAGCTATAATATTCGTGCATAAGAATCCCATAGCCAGCTTCATAATGAGCAACATCGCCGTATGGCCCTTTTTCAGCACGCTTATGGCGTTAAGAGATTATACGCGCTTTTCGAGGAAGAAGGTGCTTGATTTCGTTTCCGAAAACAATCTCGATGAAACGGAGTTCGAGAAGCCTGCAAGTGAATATTCCTCTTTCAGCGAGTTCTTTGACCGCAGGCTCAAACCGCAGGCAAGGCCTGTATGCCAGCAAAACGATACCATCGTCTCCCCTGCCGATGGAGCCCTTACAATATTCCCCAATATATCCGGCATCCCTGCATTTGCCATAAAGGGCCAGAAATTCACGCTTGCTTCCCTGTTAAGGGATGAACAGCTTGCCGGTGAATACAGCAACGGGTCGCTCGCCGTGATTTATCTTTCGCCTACCGATTATCACAGATATCATTTTCCCTGTGATTGCACGATGGAGAAAATCTGGACTCTGGGCGCTAAACTTTTTTCGGTGAATCCCATTGCAATGGAGCACGGCTACAGGCCCTTCGATGTCAATGTGAGAGACATCAGCATCCTGAGCAATGAAAAGACCGGGCAATTTCTGATGATCGAGGTAGGTGCGCTTTATGTAGGCCGCATGGTCCGCACCAGTCCCGGCCCGGGGAAAAAGGCCAGAGGTGAAGAAAAGGGCTATTTCGGCCTCGGCGGTTCGACAATAGTCCTGGTATTTAAAAAAGGCGCTGTTAAATTTGATGAAGACATCATCGAGATGTCTTCATATGACATCCCTTCCAGGGTGAGGATGGGAGAAAGGATCGCTGTAGTATAG
- a CDS encoding 30S ribosomal protein S1: MDEIKANQENVTEITEEKAAQETDQTNYEALYGETFGKSLSIGAVITGTVVQIDAENIMIDVGRKMEGSAPLKEFLDENGNINVSIGDEVEVLVLSLGKNIRLSKERARSLKVWDDIIKAYQDKTTISGRVLNRIKGGLMVDIGVQAFLPSSHASLSQPTEADLEKLIGTKIDVTVIKYNRKKNNVVVSHRDVLESERAAKKKVLLETINKGDVVKGTVKNILAYGAFVDIGGIDGLLHITDMSWGKLKDPKEKVASGQVIDVKIIDFDPETEKISLGIKQLSTDPWEGIEYRYPIGKKVSGKVTSLTNYGAFVELEEGVEGLVHISEMFWSKKIRHPSSVLKEDEEVEVQILGVDQKERRISLGLKQTTPNPWDLLSQNYIEGAVVDAKVKNVTDFGIFVSIDENIDIDGLIHVSDISWDPKVKSPKDMFKKGDVLKAKVLTIDQDSEKFSLGIKQLEPDPWTQIANDHPAGSIIKGKITSITDFGAFVEIAQGIEGMIHISEVSRDKIESLAEVLKVGQEVEAVVLRVSPENKKIGLSIKALDDAQTRKSLQETSKAPDKVATNLGDLLKGWQKS; this comes from the coding sequence ATGGATGAGATCAAAGCAAATCAGGAAAACGTGACCGAAATCACGGAAGAAAAAGCGGCTCAGGAAACGGATCAGACCAATTACGAAGCACTCTACGGCGAGACTTTCGGCAAATCGCTTTCAATCGGGGCTGTGATAACCGGCACGGTTGTTCAGATCGATGCCGAGAACATAATGATAGATGTCGGACGTAAAATGGAGGGGAGCGCTCCTTTAAAGGAATTTCTTGATGAAAACGGCAACATTAACGTATCCATCGGGGATGAGGTTGAAGTACTGGTATTGAGCCTGGGGAAAAATATCAGACTGAGCAAGGAGAGAGCAAGATCACTCAAGGTCTGGGACGACATAATAAAGGCATATCAGGACAAGACGACCATTTCAGGCAGGGTGCTGAACAGGATAAAAGGCGGCCTGATGGTCGACATCGGGGTCCAGGCATTTCTTCCAAGTTCCCATGCATCACTTTCCCAGCCGACAGAGGCGGACCTTGAAAAACTGATCGGAACAAAAATTGATGTTACCGTAATCAAATACAACCGCAAAAAGAACAATGTTGTGGTCAGCCACCGGGATGTTCTTGAGAGCGAGAGGGCTGCAAAGAAAAAGGTTCTTCTGGAAACAATAAACAAGGGCGATGTCGTCAAAGGCACGGTCAAGAATATTCTTGCATACGGCGCATTCGTAGATATCGGCGGCATAGACGGACTTCTGCATATAACCGACATGTCATGGGGAAAGCTGAAAGACCCCAAGGAAAAGGTTGCTTCAGGCCAGGTTATTGATGTGAAAATAATCGATTTCGACCCTGAGACCGAGAAGATATCTCTTGGAATAAAACAGCTTTCAACAGACCCGTGGGAGGGTATCGAATACCGCTATCCCATCGGAAAGAAGGTAAGCGGCAAGGTTACTTCACTGACCAACTATGGTGCATTCGTCGAACTGGAGGAAGGCGTTGAAGGGCTTGTCCATATTTCTGAGATGTTCTGGTCGAAGAAGATAAGGCACCCGTCTTCAGTGCTAAAGGAAGATGAAGAGGTTGAGGTCCAGATACTGGGCGTTGACCAGAAGGAAAGGCGCATATCCCTGGGTCTCAAGCAGACGACACCTAATCCGTGGGATCTTCTTAGCCAGAATTACATTGAAGGTGCCGTAGTCGATGCGAAGGTTAAGAATGTAACCGATTTCGGCATATTTGTGAGCATTGATGAGAACATCGATATTGACGGCCTTATACATGTCAGCGACATATCATGGGACCCGAAGGTGAAGAGCCCGAAGGACATGTTTAAAAAGGGAGATGTCTTAAAGGCTAAAGTTCTGACCATTGACCAGGATTCGGAAAAATTCTCACTGGGTATCAAGCAGCTTGAACCTGATCCGTGGACGCAGATAGCAAACGATCATCCTGCCGGCAGCATAATCAAGGGCAAGATAACAAGCATAACCGATTTCGGTGCGTTTGTTGAAATCGCCCAGGGAATCGAGGGTATGATCCATATTTCAGAAGTCAGCCGCGACAAGATAGAATCACTGGCCGAGGTGCTGAAAGTCGGGCAGGAAGTTGAGGCTGTCGTTTTAAGGGTCAGCCCTGAGAACAAGAAGATAGGCCTTTCGATAAAGGCGCTTGACGATGCCCAGACCAGAAAGTCTCTTCAGGAGACAAGCAAGGCGCCTGACAAGGTTGCAACAAATCTTGGCGACCTGCTTAAAGGCTGGCAGAAAAGCTGA
- a CDS encoding MFS transporter, with translation MDKARSGNPFMEDISKAGRPAGLTFILLMIICLFVFCQQTLDAPNLTQIGTGFGLAGPAIDEIIGGKSFMWQMVVISVSLILFGYLSDMTNRKMLLGISLLLAGVSYLFASFARTPEQFIIFRSLGGIGIGGFVPVMFSIIGDMFSSKSRAAASGIFVAIVNIGYGNGFILGGAIGSETAFGWRVSFQVQSIILILLSCLFVLAGKLPARGFADTRDATGSDITEYKGRIKFSDLKTILSIPTNLIFIISCIIATMPMGYIQRFMVDYYSTDAGLGTGAATLILLIVLSGSLIGDLIGGFFGDILHIKNPGYPAYLSAFALFAGCILFLVFFAFDMRGSTVLFLAIPIAIGFIASSFVEIPTPVSKAMMLDVNLPENRGTISALIQITAQIGFGLGALIGVFGDDLAVMLGLTPTRLFNFRLAVLILIPVGLSWILVAYTIKRDEKKAKELMQKRIEQELAD, from the coding sequence GTGGATAAAGCACGATCCGGAAATCCTTTCATGGAAGATATTTCAAAAGCAGGCCGACCTGCCGGTCTGACATTTATTCTGCTTATGATAATCTGTCTGTTTGTCTTCTGCCAGCAGACGCTTGATGCGCCGAATCTGACACAGATAGGCACAGGCTTCGGACTGGCCGGTCCTGCTATTGATGAAATTATCGGCGGAAAATCATTCATGTGGCAGATGGTTGTCATATCCGTCTCGCTTATTCTGTTCGGCTATCTTTCGGACATGACAAACAGGAAAATGCTTCTTGGCATATCCCTTCTTCTTGCGGGTGTTTCATATCTCTTTGCCTCCTTTGCCAGGACTCCGGAACAATTTATTATATTTCGTTCGCTTGGTGGCATAGGTATCGGCGGATTTGTGCCTGTAATGTTCTCGATAATAGGCGACATGTTCTCATCAAAGAGCAGGGCCGCCGCATCGGGAATATTTGTGGCAATAGTCAACATAGGCTACGGCAATGGTTTCATTCTGGGCGGGGCCATCGGAAGCGAAACCGCCTTCGGCTGGAGGGTTTCATTTCAGGTGCAGAGCATTATCCTTATACTGCTCAGCTGCCTTTTTGTTCTGGCGGGAAAACTCCCTGCCAGGGGTTTTGCCGATACCAGGGATGCAACGGGTTCAGACATCACAGAATATAAAGGCCGGATAAAATTCTCCGATTTAAAGACAATATTATCCATCCCCACGAATCTGATATTCATAATATCCTGCATAATCGCCACAATGCCGATGGGATATATCCAGCGGTTCATGGTCGACTACTATTCAACTGATGCAGGCCTCGGGACAGGCGCAGCAACACTGATACTGCTTATCGTTCTGTCGGGAAGCCTCATCGGAGACCTCATAGGAGGATTTTTCGGCGACATCCTGCATATTAAAAATCCCGGATATCCGGCGTATCTAAGCGCGTTCGCCCTGTTTGCAGGATGTATCCTGTTCCTGGTTTTCTTTGCATTTGACATGCGCGGCTCAACTGTCCTTTTTCTTGCAATCCCGATAGCCATCGGGTTTATCGCATCGTCATTTGTTGAAATCCCGACACCCGTCTCAAAAGCCATGATGCTCGACGTGAACCTGCCTGAAAACCGCGGGACAATCTCCGCCCTGATCCAGATAACAGCTCAGATCGGATTCGGACTTGGCGCTCTTATCGGGGTATTCGGTGATGACCTTGCAGTCATGCTCGGGCTAACTCCGACGAGACTTTTCAACTTCAGACTTGCCGTTCTCATTTTGATACCTGTGGGACTTTCCTGGATACTTGTCGCATATACGATAAAAAGAGATGAAAAAAAGGCGAAGGAGCTGATGCAGAAAAGGATTGAACAGGAGCTTGCAGATTGA
- a CDS encoding tetratricopeptide repeat protein, whose product MIPPDLQSEPEYGELGMLFKQILLLYPLGFIGYFIYRHSGIVQATVYFMLMGFLIPALIISLVLNNSLIKTLSLVPVVRIPLKIGMPYIFMCLFVVCLVGGISYMSMHVFQFVPENRFVFLSVMLSNYLTLVIYHMIGYLIYRHHDKLEFETAFSRKLSQQIEAVRLKPSVRALYNNVNQLIKEGRIEEAAGLLSDNIKSLHDSSEIAERLYNLQKMLKQKDELISYAPVYLNHLYINDRIDKLVDVYLECVYINRNFTPGKDVAMKIASSLVSQNKPGEAARLLERYADSNPKDDAAPKAYIQAAEIILSNTNDKKKAVDLLRTVVSTFPLHEITPYAKKKLRDLGENEPAQITF is encoded by the coding sequence ATGATCCCGCCTGATCTCCAGTCCGAGCCGGAATACGGGGAGCTGGGTATGCTGTTCAAACAGATTCTGCTTCTGTATCCGCTGGGTTTTATAGGTTATTTCATTTACAGGCATTCGGGAATTGTTCAGGCAACGGTTTATTTCATGTTGATGGGGTTTCTGATTCCGGCACTGATTATTTCTCTGGTTTTAAATAACAGCCTGATCAAGACATTAAGCCTTGTTCCTGTTGTAAGGATACCTCTGAAAATAGGCATGCCTTATATATTTATGTGCCTGTTTGTAGTCTGTCTTGTCGGAGGAATATCATACATGTCCATGCATGTATTTCAATTTGTTCCGGAAAACAGATTCGTTTTTCTTAGTGTAATGCTGTCAAATTATTTAACACTAGTCATTTATCATATGATCGGCTACTTGATTTACCGTCATCATGATAAGCTTGAATTCGAAACTGCATTCAGCAGGAAACTTAGCCAGCAGATAGAAGCCGTCAGACTTAAGCCTTCTGTCCGTGCACTTTATAACAATGTGAATCAGCTCATCAAGGAGGGTCGAATCGAGGAAGCTGCAGGACTGCTAAGTGATAATATCAAAAGTTTGCATGACAGTTCAGAGATCGCAGAGCGTTTATACAATCTTCAAAAAATGCTGAAACAGAAAGACGAGCTTATATCCTATGCCCCGGTTTATCTGAATCATCTTTATATCAATGACAGAATTGATAAGCTTGTCGATGTATATCTTGAATGTGTCTATATAAACAGGAACTTTACACCCGGTAAGGATGTGGCCATGAAGATAGCCAGTTCCCTTGTTTCACAGAACAAGCCCGGCGAAGCCGCAAGGCTCCTTGAAAGGTATGCAGACTCAAATCCGAAAGATGATGCTGCCCCCAAGGCGTACATTCAGGCGGCGGAAATCATCCTTTCAAATACAAACGATAAGAAAAAGGCCGTTGATCTGCTCAGAACTGTTGTTTCGACATTTCCTCTTCATGAAATTACGCCTTATGCTAAAAAGAAGCTCAGAGATCTGGGAGAGAATGAACCCGCACAGATCACGTTCTGA